One window from the genome of Chaetodon trifascialis isolate fChaTrf1 chromosome 20, fChaTrf1.hap1, whole genome shotgun sequence encodes:
- the tnfrsfa gene encoding tumor necrosis factor receptor superfamily, member a, whose amino-acid sequence MNFDPVVGKLSVLVPVLLVGLVCHAADLPASQWSSDEYKNLTLRRHRTCVENEQYLYQGLCCLNCQAGTFVLKECERDQEQGTCLSCEHGQTYTEHSNGMNRCLPCTHCRSDEIETASCTTTTDTRCQCRQGTFCVPDQACEVCKRCAKCKSGEEEVKKCTPFSNTECRKRDPSPTKTPPAPPTQPPSSAPNIVVPVCISLFFIIVLIVLIAVAVWWFRFKQRSCEMPCLKSRCDSSEIVKVPIDESGATAEERQNNQNAGLEGEESRPESRPLLQETQHGMTKASPALEDEDRGLGDSLPNTTSSSQTSLSALPTAASSGNTPRQSPTAFRLQPADMDDPLRHRLVPLQGSEKSLKKSFDLFDEYLDVRIHNKFFRMIGVSDNHIRIAENGAPGDKVYELLKNWMQRQGLKADINDLLEALLSMDQRRSAESIASAALQRGYYKHADTP is encoded by the exons GTGTTGGTGCCGGTGCTCCTCGTCGGGCTGGTTTGTCACGCGGCAGATCTTCCAGCGTCCCAGTGGTCCAGCGATGAGTACAAAAACCTCACCCTGCGACGGCACAGGACGTGCGTGGAGAACGAGCAGTACCTCTATCAGGGACTCTGCTGCCTCAACTGCCAGGCTG GAACCTTTGTGCTGAAGGAGTGCGAAAGAGACCAAGAACAAGGGACGTGTCTCTCCTGCGAGCATGGACAGACCTACACCGAGCACTCCAACGGGATGAACCGCTGTCTGCCCTGCACACACTGCCGCTCAG atGAGATTGAAACTGCTTCCTGCACCACAACTACAGACACCCGATGCCAGTGCAGACAGGGTACCTTCTGTGTCCCGGATCAGGCCTGCGAGGTCTGCAAGCGCTGCGCCAA GTGTaaatcaggagaggaggaggtgaagaagtgCACCCCCTTTTCGAACACAGAGTGTCGGAAACGGGATCCGTCCCCCACCAAAACCCCCCCGGCCCCCCCCACGCAGCCCCCGTCTTCTGCACCAAACATCG TTGTTCCTGTCTGCATTTCCCTGTTCTTCATCATCGTCCTCATCGTCCTCATCGCAGTGGCTGTGTGGTGGTTCAGGTTCAAGCAGCGTTCGTGTGAAATGCCAT GTTTAAAGAGCCGCTGTGACTCCAGCGAGATCGTGAAGGTTCCTATT GACGAGAGCGGAGCCACGgcggaggagagacagaacaatCAGAACGCGGGCCTGGAGGGCGAGGAGTCCCGCCCGGAGTCACGGCCCCTGCTGCAGGAGACGCAGCACGGGATGACCAAGGCCTCCCCTGCCCTCGAGGATGAGGACCGAGGACTGGGGGACAGTTTGCCCAACACCACCAGTTCGTCTCAAACCAGCCTGTCGGCTCTGCCCACGGCCGCCTCCTCCGGGAACACCCCCCGGCAGAGCCCCACCGCCTTcagactgcagcctgcagacaTG GACGATCCTCTGCGACATCGACTGGTGCCACTACAAG GGTCAGAAAAATCCCTAAAGAAGAGCTTCGACCTGTTCGACGAGTACCTGGACGTGCGGATCCACAACAAATTCTTCAGAATGATTGGAGTCAGCGACAACCACATTCGGATCGCGGAGAATGGCGCCCCCGGTGACAAAGTGTATGAACTGCTGAAGAACTGGATGCAGAGGCAGGGACTGAAGGCCGACATCAACGACCTGCTGGAGGCTTTGCTGAGCATGGACCAGCGGCGCTCGGCCGAGAGCATCGCCTCGGCGGCCCTGCAGAGAGGCTACTACAAGCACGCGGACACCCCGTGA